The proteins below come from a single Pseudarthrobacter sp. SSS035 genomic window:
- a CDS encoding LacI family DNA-binding transcriptional regulator translates to MAVTMNDVARVAGVSLKTVSNVLNDYEFIRPATRQRVQDAIAELGYEANLTARSLRSGKTHMLGLVLSDLAAPYYAELASRVMTVAERRGYRVLVEQSGALEANELGALRGPLRQLTDGLLFTPLVMRADAVASHRGTKPVVLLGEHIVDPRLDLVTMRNQDAAHALTAHLLAGGRRRIAVLGAHPGESAGSAGLRLNGYRKALGGAGVPFDPALVAPGEWRRDGGAAAVAGLLERGIPFDAVFGLNDALALGAMHELLVRGVKVPQDVAVAGFDNIDEARFASPSLTTVSPGMDEIAERSVGLLIDRIAGPEARSDGVHAEAGFDLIIRDSAP, encoded by the coding sequence ATGGCAGTGACCATGAACGATGTGGCGCGCGTCGCCGGGGTGTCGTTGAAGACGGTGTCGAACGTGCTCAACGACTACGAGTTCATCCGGCCGGCCACCAGGCAACGGGTCCAGGACGCCATTGCGGAACTGGGCTACGAGGCGAACCTGACGGCTCGCAGCCTGCGCTCGGGGAAGACCCACATGTTGGGCCTGGTGCTGTCCGACCTCGCGGCGCCGTACTACGCAGAGCTGGCCTCGAGGGTGATGACGGTGGCGGAGCGGCGCGGCTACCGCGTGCTGGTGGAACAGTCCGGCGCCCTGGAAGCCAACGAGCTCGGTGCCCTGCGGGGTCCGCTGCGGCAGCTGACCGACGGACTCCTGTTCACGCCACTCGTCATGAGGGCCGACGCCGTAGCCTCCCACCGCGGCACCAAACCGGTGGTGCTGCTCGGCGAGCACATTGTGGATCCCCGGCTGGACCTGGTCACCATGAGAAACCAGGACGCCGCCCACGCCCTCACCGCCCACCTGCTGGCGGGAGGCCGCCGTCGTATTGCGGTGCTCGGCGCCCATCCTGGCGAGTCAGCGGGCTCGGCCGGACTGCGGCTCAACGGTTACCGGAAAGCACTGGGAGGCGCCGGTGTCCCGTTTGACCCGGCCCTGGTGGCACCCGGGGAATGGCGCCGCGACGGGGGAGCAGCCGCCGTCGCCGGCCTCCTGGAACGTGGCATTCCGTTCGACGCCGTCTTCGGGCTGAACGACGCCCTCGCCCTGGGCGCCATGCACGAATTGCTCGTCCGTGGCGTGAAGGTGCCCCAGGACGTTGCCGTGGCGGGCTTTGACAACATCGACGAGGCACGGTTCGCCTCGCCGTCGCTCACCACCGTGTCGCCCGGCATGGACGAGATTGCGGAACGGTCCGTCGGGTTGCTGATCGACCGGATTGCCGGGCCGGAAGCGAGGTCAGACGGGGTTCATGCGGAGGCGGGCTTTGACCTGATAATCCGGGATTCGGCGCCCTGA
- a CDS encoding HhH-GPD-type base excision DNA repair protein, with protein sequence MRAMELHITGDPAADQLLTDDAFALLTGMLLDQQVTMESAFAGPEKIRARIGSIAPAAVAAYEPQAFVDVFKERPAVHRFPGSMAGRVQALAETVQHDWDGDATLIWTKGDPDGPEVLRRLQALPGFGEQKAKIFLALLGKQRGLNAPGWREAAGHYGQVDAFLSVADIVSPESLAKVRASKQAAKAAAKAAKG encoded by the coding sequence ATGAGGGCCATGGAACTGCATATCACCGGTGACCCGGCCGCCGACCAACTGCTAACCGATGACGCGTTTGCGCTGCTGACAGGCATGCTGCTGGACCAGCAGGTAACCATGGAATCCGCCTTTGCCGGGCCGGAGAAGATCCGGGCCCGGATCGGGTCCATCGCCCCGGCGGCGGTGGCCGCGTACGAACCTCAGGCGTTCGTCGACGTGTTCAAGGAACGGCCCGCGGTGCACCGGTTCCCCGGCTCGATGGCGGGACGTGTCCAGGCGCTCGCCGAGACGGTGCAGCATGACTGGGACGGCGACGCGACGCTGATCTGGACCAAGGGCGACCCGGACGGCCCGGAGGTGCTGCGACGCCTGCAGGCACTGCCAGGATTCGGGGAGCAGAAGGCAAAGATTTTCCTTGCGCTCCTGGGGAAGCAGCGCGGGCTGAACGCACCCGGCTGGCGCGAGGCCGCCGGCCACTACGGCCAGGTGGATGCCTTCCTTTCGGTTGCCGACATCGTGAGTCCTGAATCGCTCGCGAAGGTGCGGGCCAGCAAGCAGGCAGCAAAGGCGGCGGCCAAGGCTGCCAAAGGCTGA